The genomic stretch GTAATTATTTTTTGATAAATTTTTATTCATATTTTTGGATTTAGAATTATAAAGGTACTAAAAAGTGAGAATAAAAATAAAAGCGCAATAAAAGCAGTCGCATTTTGTTTACCAATGTCATCTTTGAGATCAATTATATAAGAAGCAATGGTGTGGCCTCTATTTAAATCAAGATTAATTTTGCCAGTAATAATGCTTGGATATAACATTGTAGCAAAAATAAAATTGGTGTATGCAATGACAATGAAATTATTGCCTATTTCTTTAAAATATAAGTAAAAAATTCGATCTTTTATACTTAGATTATCAACTTTAATATTTTTTGCATACCGACTTTCAATTGAATTAATTGCAAAGAAAAATAAAACAGTATTAAAGGGAATTGCTCTTCAAAGTTGATAAATAATATATAATCAAATAAGCTCAATTTTATTTTTTCCACCAACAAATGAGAAATTTGCATTTATTAATTTTGCAAAAACATTTTTATCACCAAATAAAAATGTAAAGGAAACACCAATTGCAAAAGCAGAAATAAAAAATTGTGAATAAAGAGCAGAAATAAACAATTTTTGGCTAATTTTATTTGACAATCTTGACAATAAAATTGCTAAAATAAAACCAATAAAAAGCGCTAATGGCGAGCTAACAAAAAATAAAATACTACTATTTCGCAAGGCATCTTGAAAACTATTTTGAATTAACAACCTTTGATAATTGCCAATTCCATAGCTAATTTGCCCGGTAAATCCGATATTTTTAAAGGAATTAAAAAAAGCACTTATAATTGGATAGACTGAAAAAACAAAGAGAAAAATTAGAATTGGTAGCATCAACAAAAGACTATGAAAATTCTTGTTTTTGGAAATTTTTTGAAATATTTGCATGTTATTTAAGTCCGCTATGAATTCTTTGTCCTTGTTTATCAAAATATAAAATTTTTTCATCTTGATAAACAACATTGAGATCTTTGCTTTTTAAATCATTGTTAATGACTAATTCAAGTTCGATGTTTTTTTCTTTATCTAATATTTTAACCCAAAAACCATCTCCGATATTCTTTTTAAAAAGTAATTCAGCATTGCCAGCAAAGTCTTCAATTTTTAAATATTTGCTTCTAATATAAGCTTGTTTTTCATTGTCATTTCCAATAAAATTAATTTCTGGAAAACCTATAAATTTGGCGACAAAAGTATTGTTTGGATTTTCAAAGAGATCTTGTGGGCTTCCATATTGTTCTACTTTGCCATCTTTTAACAAAATCACTAAATCGCTAATTTTAAGTGCATCAACTTGATCATGAGTAACAAAAATAATTGATAAATCAAATTGTTGTTTAATTTTTTCTAACCATTTAATTGTTGATTCTTTAATTTTCGCATCCAGAGAAGCAAAGGGTTCATCCATTAAAATAAAATTATTACCTTTTATGATTGCTTTAGCAAAAGCTACTCGCTGTTGTTGACCGCCACTGATATCGCTAGCCTTTTTATTTTCAATCCCTTTAATTTCTAAAATTGTAAATAATTCATCAACTTGTTCTAAAAATTCTTTGTATACTACTTTGTAAAACTTTAAAAAAAGTCAACCACTTTGTAATAATCAATATCTTAATTTAAAATTAGCAAATAAATTTCTTTTATTTTTTTCTAAATTTTCAAGTTGATGATCAATTAGCGATTTTATTTTTTCTTTACTTTTATG from Mesomycoplasma conjunctivae encodes the following:
- a CDS encoding carbohydrate ABC transporter permease; amino-acid sequence: MQIFQKISKNKNFHSLLLMLPILIFLFVFSVYPIISAFFNSFKNIGFTGQISYGIGNYQRLLIQNSFQDALRNSSILFFVSSPLALFIGFILAILLSRLSNKISQKLFISALYSQFFISAFAIGVSFTFLFGDKNVFAKLINANFSFVGGKNKIELIWLYIIYQLWRAIPFNTVLFFFAINSIESRYAKNIKVDNLSIKDRIFYLYFKEIGNNFIVIAYTNFIFATMLYPSIITGKINLDLNRGHTIASYIIDLKDDIGKQNATAFIALLFLFSLFSTFIILNPKIWIKIYQKIITTIRRKNEKIKSE
- a CDS encoding ATP-binding cassette domain-containing protein encodes the protein MMNKNLIIEIENLNFSYDKKYRLTIDKLAIPERKIVTILGPSGSGKTTLLNLIAGFLDHKKAIKNKAKSLENIGYIMQKDNLYNQISVIKNLWISAKNSKKWRWTTYKKIIDSQTLEHKSKEKIKSLIDHQLENLEKNKRNLFANFKLRYWLLQSGWLFLKFYKVVYKEFLEQVDELFTILEIKGIENKKASDISGGQQQRVAFAKAIIKGNNFILMDEPFASLDAKIKESTIKWLEKIKQQFDLSIIFVTHDQVDALKISDLVILLKDGKVEQYGSPQDLFENPNNTFVAKFIGFPEINFIGNDNEKQAYIRSKYLKIEDFAGNAELLFKKNIGDGFWVKILDKEKNIELELVINNDLKSKDLNVVYQDEKILYFDKQGQRIHSGLK